The DNA window GGAAAGATCTTCGTAACTTGGAGCCGCTCTGTGAATAGGCTTACGCTCTTTCACTTGGATAGGAGCGCCTTCATCGACTGGATCTCCCAGAACGTTAAAAATCCTTCCGAGAGTCACGTCCCCAACCGGAACGGAAATAGGAGCTCCTGTATCAGAAACTTCCTGTCCTCGGACCAAGCCGTCTGTGGAAGAAAGAGCGATCGCTCTTACTGCACTGCCACCGATATGCTGTTGCACTTCAGCGATAATTTTTTCCTTTTTGCCTTCTACGACCGCGTCGATTTCAAGCGCGTTAAAAATTTCGGGCAGATGTCCGGACTCGAATTCGATATCCAAAACGGATCCGATGATTTGTTTTACTTTACCTTTGCTCATCCAAGTACTCCAATACCAGAACTAGTTTAGCGAGTCCGCACCCGCTACGATCTCCGAGATCTCCTGAGTGATCTTAGCCTGACGGATACGGTTATAACCGCGGGTCAGAAGTTTGATCATCTCGGAGGCCGCGTCCGTTGCGGATTTCATGGCCACGCGCTTTGCGATCTGCTCGGAACAATTCGCTTCCAAGATCGCCTTTAAAAATGCAGTTTTTACTACTAAAGGAAGAAGTGATTCCAGAATATCAGCCGGGCTTGGCTCATATAGAACGTTGGAACCTACGTTAGCTTCTCCTTGTGCTTCAAATGGAAGAACCTTAGTCACTTCAGGCTCTTGGTTTGCAGAAGAATGATAAACTGTAGAAATAATTTCTACTGAATCCACTTCTTCCCTTGCAAATAAACCCAAGAAGAAGTCTGCAAACTCTTCCGCTTCTTTGTAACCGGACTTATCGTCGATATGAGTATAGGTTTTTTCTATTTTCTCTTTTGCGAATTGGAAATAGGAAATCCCCTTTTTACCTACGACAAAAAGTCGAACGTTTACACCCTGGTCTTTCAATTCTTGGATACGAGTTCTTGCTAAACGGATCGTTTTGGAGTTATATCCTCCACAAAGACCTCTGTTTGCAGTGAGCACAAGAAGAGCTGCCGAGCGAATCGCATTCGGTTTTCTTAAATAAGGACTTTTTACTACGGAAGCAAGGGATGCAAGCGCTCCCACCAATTCCTTAATTTTATTAGAGAATGGATGGGACGCATTCACCCGATCACTCAACTTTTTGGATTTGGCTGTCGCAACCATTTCCATAGTTCGAGTGATCTTCCGAGTGTTCTTAACGGAGCTGATCCGTTTCTTTATTTCCCGAGGTGTAGCCAAGATTTTTCTCCGCTTACTTCAGGTTCCTAACAAAGTCAGCTGCGATAGAGGCGATAACCTCTCCCAGTTTTCCTTCGTCCGAAATTTTCTTTTCGGTGCGAATAGCGTTCAATACTTCAGGCT is part of the Leptospira andrefontaineae genome and encodes:
- the atpG gene encoding ATP synthase F1 subunit gamma; the protein is MATPREIKKRISSVKNTRKITRTMEMVATAKSKKLSDRVNASHPFSNKIKELVGALASLASVVKSPYLRKPNAIRSAALLVLTANRGLCGGYNSKTIRLARTRIQELKDQGVNVRLFVVGKKGISYFQFAKEKIEKTYTHIDDKSGYKEAEEFADFFLGLFAREEVDSVEIISTVYHSSANQEPEVTKVLPFEAQGEANVGSNVLYEPSPADILESLLPLVVKTAFLKAILEANCSEQIAKRVAMKSATDAASEMIKLLTRGYNRIRQAKITQEISEIVAGADSLN